Proteins from a genomic interval of Sphingobacterium sp. SYP-B4668:
- a CDS encoding TetR/AcrR family transcriptional regulator, producing MLTKAEKTKQFILETAVPLYNEKGISGVNIDDVLAATKLTKGCLYGHFENKEDLSEQVIDLALRMVSDKVRLAVSKGKSAKNKVFAFMDFYKDPIQSYIPGGCPIFNTAVEADDNYPGMKQKVAKVFRAGQEELVALLQEGIDNKEFSDKLDPAVFAFKMVAAIEGGIVMCRTMDTIKPMFGLIKNLKAELDQYSL from the coding sequence ATGCTTACAAAAGCAGAAAAAACAAAACAATTTATACTGGAGACAGCAGTACCCCTTTACAATGAGAAAGGGATATCAGGTGTGAACATAGATGATGTCCTTGCAGCTACAAAACTGACAAAGGGATGTCTTTACGGTCATTTTGAAAACAAAGAAGACCTTTCCGAACAGGTTATAGACCTGGCGCTAAGGATGGTATCGGACAAAGTGCGGCTTGCTGTTTCCAAAGGCAAGTCGGCAAAAAACAAAGTATTTGCTTTTATGGATTTTTACAAAGATCCTATCCAGAGCTACATCCCGGGCGGATGTCCCATATTCAATACGGCAGTTGAAGCCGACGATAATTATCCCGGTATGAAACAAAAGGTTGCCAAAGTGTTCAGGGCCGGTCAGGAAGAGCTTGTCGCTCTACTTCAGGAAGGAATTGACAATAAGGAGTTTTCAGATAAACTTGATCCTGCCGTCTTTGCTTTCAAAATGGTAGCAGCCATAGAAGGCGGAATCGTGATGTGCAGGACCATGGATACCATTAAACCTATGTTTGGACTTATCAAAAATCTCAAAGCAGAACTTGACCAATATTCATTATAA
- the pepF gene encoding oligoendopeptidase F produces the protein MLKKTQLVTAMMLLSTSVAVSQMKVRDEVPDKYKWNLSDLYGSDENWKGEKDRIQKDMQMLTQYKGKLTQSASTLLEALELNSKLVKEMVRLSSYAAMKSDQDTRVTKYAGMKQEMQQLFSAFGALTSFMGPELLTLEGNQLNSFITKEKGLQIYEFYLNDLLRKRAHRGSEEVERVLAYSSLMSGNAENIFSTFFNAEFPHAEIELDGKQVKLNPPNFSLYRGSDNREVRRRVFESYFKRLNDFQRTFGAQLYGNINAALFNTKARNYNSTLESALDAGNISTDVYTNLVKNVNANLETFHRYLNLRKRMMGVDTLHYYDMYAPLVQQVDLSYTVEEAVDNILKSLRPLGADYVTVSNKAFNERWIDMYPNEGKQSGAYSNGSAYDVHPYILMNYNGKYTDMSTLTHELGHTMHSYLTNKKQAFVNADYSIFVAEVASTFNEELLNDYILKQIKDDNTRLAILGNYLEGAKGTLFRQTQFAEFEKMIHERVGKGEALTGEDFDNMYLELTRRYYGHDKNVCVVDDYVKSEWSYIPHFYYNFYVYQYATSFTASTALSEKVLKGTDDDRRRYLDFLSAGNTKYPVALLADAGVDMNTSEPFDLTITKINKVMAEMEAILTRLKK, from the coding sequence ATGCTAAAGAAAACACAATTAGTAACCGCGATGATGTTGTTATCTACGTCTGTGGCTGTCAGCCAAATGAAAGTTCGGGATGAAGTTCCTGACAAATACAAGTGGAATTTATCCGATTTATATGGATCAGATGAAAACTGGAAAGGAGAGAAAGATCGTATCCAAAAAGATATGCAAATGCTGACGCAATACAAGGGTAAGCTTACGCAATCTGCATCTACACTTTTAGAAGCGTTGGAATTAAATAGTAAGCTTGTTAAGGAAATGGTACGGTTATCATCCTATGCTGCGATGAAGTCAGACCAGGATACTCGAGTTACTAAGTATGCGGGAATGAAGCAAGAAATGCAGCAACTTTTCTCAGCGTTTGGGGCATTAACGTCTTTTATGGGCCCCGAATTATTGACACTGGAAGGAAACCAACTCAATTCCTTTATCACAAAGGAAAAGGGACTGCAAATCTATGAATTTTACCTCAATGACTTACTTCGCAAACGGGCGCATAGAGGGTCTGAGGAAGTTGAGAGAGTTTTAGCATACTCTTCATTAATGTCGGGAAATGCTGAAAATATCTTTAGTACATTTTTTAATGCAGAATTTCCTCATGCAGAAATTGAACTGGACGGTAAACAAGTAAAACTTAACCCACCAAATTTCAGTCTCTATAGAGGTAGCGATAATAGGGAGGTCAGACGTCGTGTTTTTGAGAGTTATTTCAAAAGATTGAATGATTTTCAACGCACATTCGGAGCGCAACTTTATGGAAATATCAATGCAGCTTTGTTTAATACAAAGGCACGTAATTATAATAGTACACTGGAAAGTGCTTTGGACGCTGGCAATATTTCGACTGACGTGTATACTAATCTCGTGAAAAATGTGAATGCAAATTTAGAAACCTTCCATAGGTATTTAAATTTGCGTAAGCGGATGATGGGAGTAGATACGCTTCATTATTATGATATGTATGCGCCTTTAGTGCAGCAAGTGGATTTGTCGTATACTGTTGAGGAAGCTGTTGATAATATTTTAAAGTCGCTAAGGCCTTTGGGAGCGGATTATGTGACTGTTTCTAACAAAGCATTTAATGAAAGATGGATTGACATGTATCCCAACGAAGGAAAGCAATCGGGCGCTTATTCTAATGGGTCAGCTTATGATGTACATCCATATATCTTGATGAATTATAATGGCAAGTATACTGACATGTCTACCTTGACCCATGAGCTAGGACACACGATGCATAGCTATTTGACCAACAAAAAACAAGCTTTTGTCAACGCAGACTACTCCATATTTGTTGCGGAAGTAGCTTCTACCTTCAATGAAGAGCTGCTGAATGACTATATCCTGAAGCAAATTAAAGACGACAATACCCGACTTGCTATTCTTGGGAATTATCTTGAGGGGGCAAAGGGAACATTATTCCGTCAGACGCAGTTTGCTGAATTTGAAAAGATGATTCATGAAAGAGTTGGAAAAGGGGAAGCCCTTACCGGCGAGGATTTTGACAACATGTACCTAGAATTGACCAGACGTTATTATGGACATGATAAGAACGTATGTGTTGTTGATGATTATGTGAAGTCTGAATGGTCTTATATCCCACATTTCTACTACAATTTTTACGTGTATCAATATGCAACATCTTTTACGGCTTCTACTGCTCTTTCTGAAAAGGTGTTGAAGGGCACAGATGACGATCGTAGGAGATACCTGGATTTTCTATCTGCCGGAAATACGAAATATCCCGTAGCACTACTCGCGGATGCAGGTGTGGATATGAATACATCAGAACCGTTTGATTTGACTATTACCAAGATTAATAAAGTAATGGCTGAAATGGAAGCTATTTTAACCCGTTTGAAAAAATAG
- a CDS encoding helix-turn-helix domain-containing protein produces the protein MGVTKTEIFTVQQNSLATSLKALAHPARIAILQYIIKQNACICNDLVEELGLAKELLSTTKLSVSEIAYRLGFEYPQSFSKVFKNKMNQTPLVFRQSFN, from the coding sequence ATGGGAGTAACGAAAACCGAAATATTTACAGTACAGCAAAATAGCTTAGCCACATCGTTAAAAGCATTGGCTCATCCTGCTCGTATCGCAATCCTGCAATACATCATCAAGCAGAATGCTTGCATTTGTAATGACTTGGTAGAGGAATTAGGATTGGCAAAAGAACTCTTATCGACAACAAAATTATCCGTAAGTGAAATCGCATATCGATTAGGTTTTGAATATCCGCAATCATTCAGCAAAGTATTTAAAAACAAAATGAACCAGACGCCATTGGTATTTAGACAGTCATTTAACTGA
- a CDS encoding helix-turn-helix domain-containing protein, whose protein sequence is MRRGLRHLLVGRGDIVCSFPGQVWRWQENTRLEGYALVFEEDFLLSFFRDRYFLRNLSYLQVLRSSPLLTASAAQFEALLQHLKSLQSEILKRGDSNIDVLRALLYLILSLLQNCDLKPLNNSEKTKGVVINRYIESFTALVEANFINKRDLSFYADKLFITTNYLNKITKEVLGTTAKTYILHKTIGEAKNLLNYSSMSIAEISEKLNIETPSYFVRMFRKSTGMTPKEFRNNSNS, encoded by the coding sequence TTGCGGCGAGGCCTGAGGCATTTGTTGGTAGGCCGTGGCGATATCGTTTGCTCCTTTCCAGGCCAGGTTTGGCGTTGGCAGGAAAATACAAGATTAGAGGGTTATGCTTTAGTGTTTGAAGAAGATTTCCTGCTGTCCTTTTTCAGGGATAGATACTTCTTAAGAAATCTTAGTTATCTACAAGTTCTCCGCTCGTCGCCATTATTAACGGCAAGCGCAGCGCAATTTGAGGCCCTCCTACAACATTTAAAATCATTACAATCAGAAATATTAAAACGTGGTGACTCCAACATAGATGTATTAAGGGCATTATTATATCTTATTTTAAGTCTCTTGCAAAATTGCGATTTGAAACCTTTAAATAACTCAGAAAAAACAAAAGGTGTAGTAATCAACCGATATATAGAATCGTTTACAGCTTTAGTGGAAGCTAACTTTATAAACAAGCGTGATCTTTCATTCTACGCAGATAAGTTATTTATCACCACCAACTATTTAAATAAGATTACAAAGGAGGTTTTAGGAACAACAGCTAAGACTTACATATTGCATAAAACAATTGGCGAGGCTAAAAATTTACTTAACTACAGTAGCATGTCCATTGCTGAAATTAGTGAGAAACTCAATATTGAAACTCCGTCTTATTTTGTACGTATGTTTCGAAAAAGTACAGGCATGACTCCGAAAGAATTTAGAAATAATTCTAATTCTTGA
- a CDS encoding endonuclease/exonuclease/phosphatase family protein: MKLKLTITSIGKIVGGLTLILLTACHSKKELSVQENNNKISFRAGTYNIRYDADADKKTGNGWEQRKEALAKLILQHRLELFGTQEGDVNQMVQLKELLPGYAYISKAYGGTGDLHTCSILYKKDLFEVMDQGVFWLSETPDVPSIGWDATDRRICQWAKMRDRKTGRTFFFFNAHFYWRYETAKRESGPLMAAKIKAIAGNSPVLCTGDFNSTAETSQIRAIKDVLQDAYQVSENGRKGYEDTNLGGGNFQGLPKGRIDYIFLSKNISAKNYEVYADQYGANRYPSDHLPVSCDVIF; the protein is encoded by the coding sequence ATGAAACTAAAACTAACAATCACTAGCATAGGCAAGATAGTAGGTGGGCTGACCCTGATACTATTGACTGCTTGCCACAGTAAAAAGGAACTGTCTGTCCAAGAAAACAATAATAAGATCAGTTTTAGAGCTGGCACGTATAATATTCGGTATGATGCCGATGCTGATAAAAAAACAGGAAATGGTTGGGAACAGCGAAAGGAAGCTTTGGCAAAATTGATATTGCAGCATCGACTAGAGCTGTTTGGTACCCAAGAGGGAGACGTGAACCAAATGGTTCAGTTAAAAGAGCTGTTACCTGGTTATGCGTACATTTCAAAGGCCTATGGCGGCACGGGGGATTTACATACCTGCTCTATCTTGTATAAAAAAGATTTATTTGAAGTAATGGATCAAGGAGTCTTTTGGCTAAGTGAAACACCGGACGTACCTAGTATCGGATGGGATGCTACAGACAGGCGAATATGTCAGTGGGCAAAGATGAGGGACCGAAAAACGGGCCGCACTTTTTTCTTTTTTAATGCACATTTTTATTGGCGATATGAAACTGCAAAACGCGAATCCGGACCTTTGATGGCTGCGAAAATCAAAGCTATCGCAGGTAATTCGCCGGTGTTGTGTACTGGTGATTTTAATTCCACCGCCGAGACTAGCCAAATAAGGGCGATTAAGGATGTGCTTCAAGATGCTTATCAGGTGAGCGAGAATGGAAGGAAAGGTTATGAAGATACCAATTTGGGGGGCGGTAATTTCCAGGGCCTCCCCAAAGGGCGTATTGACTATATTTTTTTGAGCAAGAATATCAGCGCCAAAAATTATGAGGTATATGCCGATCAATACGGCGCTAATCGGTATCCTTCCGATCATCTGCCCGTATCTTGTGATGTAATTTTTTAA
- a CDS encoding helix-turn-helix domain-containing protein: protein MIVDKQILLVKLARTNQLMQLKSDKTLALKNTGNHTSENPTNFVENFEILDLSKVDNDHFFSFNYSRKTFYTATLLQGKYNLEFEDKTIEATGNTLLFTTSKIPFGIHTSNGVNKGISCVFKEDFITKNNCGYRLLEFPIYKPGRQNIYSLTDNQTENFRAIYAKIFDEKLDNGNYKESLQRNYLLELIFNAQKLDPVASYIKKNNTTEEIACSFIRLLEAQFPIDNPQDVIKLKTAGEFAAHLSLHPNYLNRQVKLSKGRTVSDIINSRIEQEAKILLKLTNWNIAQIANSLGFEEPSHFNTFFKKHTKIAPTDYRKLKKEEY, encoded by the coding sequence ATGATCGTAGATAAACAGATTCTTTTAGTTAAATTAGCACGAACAAATCAGCTTATGCAACTTAAATCAGACAAAACTCTAGCACTGAAAAATACGGGGAATCATACTTCAGAAAACCCGACGAATTTTGTTGAAAATTTTGAAATCCTCGATTTAAGTAAAGTAGATAACGATCATTTTTTTTCCTTCAATTATTCCCGAAAAACATTCTACACAGCTACCTTATTACAAGGAAAATATAACCTTGAATTTGAAGATAAAACTATTGAGGCAACTGGCAATACACTACTTTTTACAACTTCCAAAATTCCGTTTGGTATTCATACATCAAATGGAGTTAACAAAGGCATAAGTTGTGTTTTTAAGGAAGATTTTATCACTAAGAATAACTGCGGCTACCGTTTGCTGGAATTTCCAATATACAAACCAGGTAGACAAAACATTTATTCACTAACCGATAACCAAACTGAAAACTTTAGAGCCATCTATGCCAAGATTTTCGATGAAAAGCTCGACAATGGTAATTATAAAGAAAGTTTACAACGCAACTACCTTCTTGAACTTATTTTTAACGCCCAAAAGCTTGATCCTGTAGCGTCCTATATCAAGAAAAACAATACCACTGAAGAGATAGCCTGCTCATTTATAAGATTATTGGAAGCACAGTTTCCCATCGACAATCCTCAAGATGTTATTAAACTGAAAACTGCCGGCGAATTCGCAGCACATTTATCGCTGCATCCCAATTATCTGAATCGCCAGGTGAAGCTGTCAAAAGGAAGAACCGTTAGCGATATCATTAATTCAAGGATTGAGCAGGAAGCAAAAATTCTACTGAAGTTGACCAATTGGAATATTGCACAGATTGCAAATTCGTTAGGCTTTGAAGAGCCTTCCCATTTTAATACATTTTTCAAAAAGCATACTAAAATAGCTCCTACAGATTATAGAAAACTAAAAAAAGAGGAGTATTAA
- a CDS encoding SusD/RagB family nutrient-binding outer membrane lipoprotein, with product MKNIYTIIFVACIVSMGQSCKSGFEEINTNPNLINQISPGTLLNETLYNMSSNNIRNSYDINSELMQVQLTYPQYYGGVQRYEILENTGLSQWNASYKWAKNVQEMLAAAERDNASNYRAIALTLRAWIYSNLVDNFGDVPFTEASRADEGILQAAYDDQKVIYTQLLEDLELANGLYDHKVAMAYGTDLLFGNNSKLWQKFTNSLYLRLLLRTSNVDASAYKKMQTMVNDPVKYPIVEKQEESVIFRVTGVAPNVSPWSRALDFSTQHAVGAYFIDILNTLNDPRRPIYVTAAKEQGQDIGYKGIPSGYDEQSFPYSPSYMNNAQVVVPMIIPILTYSEVCFIKAELGQRGYLPEPEKAYKAGIIAAVSTWTNAALPVDYFEQPLVIYDGSLERIILHKYLALYFTDYQQWSEYRRTGYPILPTTSSMLNSGKMPARLMYPGIQKVYNPTNYKQAIDRMGEDDINHKLWWAKK from the coding sequence ATGAAAAATATTTATACAATAATCTTTGTAGCCTGCATCGTTAGTATGGGGCAATCCTGTAAATCAGGATTTGAAGAGATCAATACCAATCCCAACCTGATTAACCAGATAAGCCCGGGCACATTGCTGAACGAGACGTTATACAATATGTCATCCAATAATATTCGGAATAGCTACGATATTAATTCGGAATTGATGCAGGTGCAACTGACGTACCCACAATATTACGGTGGGGTGCAACGCTACGAAATATTGGAGAATACTGGCCTTTCTCAGTGGAATGCTTCCTACAAATGGGCCAAGAACGTACAAGAGATGCTTGCTGCTGCCGAACGGGATAATGCTTCAAATTATCGAGCTATTGCTTTGACTTTACGAGCATGGATTTACTCAAACTTAGTAGATAATTTTGGAGACGTGCCCTTTACAGAGGCATCAAGAGCAGACGAAGGCATTTTGCAAGCTGCTTATGATGATCAAAAGGTCATTTATACCCAACTCCTAGAGGATTTGGAGTTGGCCAATGGTCTTTATGATCACAAGGTCGCAATGGCTTATGGTACCGATTTATTATTTGGAAATAACAGTAAGCTATGGCAAAAATTTACCAACTCGTTGTATTTGCGCTTGTTGTTGCGCACAAGTAATGTTGATGCGAGTGCTTATAAGAAGATGCAGACGATGGTTAACGACCCTGTCAAATATCCTATAGTTGAGAAACAAGAGGAGTCGGTCATCTTTCGGGTCACTGGTGTCGCTCCCAATGTATCTCCTTGGTCTAGAGCATTGGATTTTAGTACACAACATGCTGTTGGCGCCTATTTTATCGATATCCTCAACACGTTAAATGACCCAAGAAGACCTATTTATGTGACTGCAGCGAAAGAACAGGGACAGGACATCGGTTATAAAGGAATTCCAAGTGGCTATGACGAGCAGTCGTTTCCCTATTCGCCTTCCTATATGAATAATGCACAAGTGGTGGTGCCGATGATTATCCCCATCTTGACCTATTCGGAGGTTTGTTTTATCAAAGCGGAGCTCGGTCAAAGGGGGTATCTTCCCGAACCAGAAAAAGCATATAAAGCAGGTATTATCGCTGCGGTATCAACTTGGACAAATGCGGCGTTGCCTGTCGATTACTTTGAACAGCCGTTAGTCATATATGACGGTAGCCTTGAGCGGATCATACTGCATAAGTACCTCGCGCTATATTTTACAGATTATCAACAGTGGTCGGAATACAGAAGGACGGGATATCCAATCCTTCCGACAACAAGTAGTATGTTGAATTCGGGTAAGATGCCTGCGCGATTGATGTATCCTGGAATTCAGAAAGTCTACAACCCAACAAACTATAAACAAGCTATAGATCGGATGGGAGAAGACGATATTAATCATAAACTATGGTGGGCAAAAAAATAG
- a CDS encoding carboxylesterase family protein: MYFPANAKPGLERSKRYRHGLPTNASGLAATGRVIGVSLNYRLGPFGWLSLSQYGGVFADATNLGLQDIITALRWVQENISRFGGDPQNVTVSGHSAGAFCTLGLLATPLADGLYQRLAAFSGMTSRLVPAWSAEERAVVSYLVLHQMRF; this comes from the coding sequence TTGTATTTTCCTGCCAACGCCAAACCTGGCCTGGAAAGGAGCAAACGATATCGCCACGGCCTACCAACAAATGCCTCAGGCCTCGCCGCAACCGGTAGAGTCATTGGTGTATCGTTGAACTATCGGCTCGGTCCATTTGGCTGGCTCTCACTTTCCCAATACGGAGGTGTGTTTGCTGATGCCACAAACCTCGGCCTGCAGGATATTATAACTGCACTCCGATGGGTGCAGGAGAATATTTCGCGATTCGGTGGTGATCCTCAGAACGTCACTGTCTCTGGTCACAGTGCCGGCGCTTTTTGCACCCTCGGTCTTCTTGCGACGCCATTGGCTGATGGCCTCTACCAGCGCCTGGCCGCATTCTCTGGTATGACTTCGCGTTTAGTCCCTGCCTGGAGTGCAGAAGAACGTGCGGTGGTCAGCTATTTGGTTTTACACCAAATGAGGTTTTAG
- a CDS encoding SDR family oxidoreductase: MTKLALVTGGNKGIGFETVRQLAGQHIKVLLGARNEEEGKNAEKVLRGESLDVTFIKLDISNSQDIENAKTYIENEFGQLDILINNAAVFLDSAWFGNNVESVPMKTLRDTFDINYFGTVELTQALLPLVKKSDAGRIVNISSVSGSFGAHLDESHWLYQLKPYAYSASKTALNQFTVFLANALKETNIKVNAASPGWVKTSIGSDQAPLTTEEGAKTGVALALLDNNGPTGTFSQSGEVLPW, from the coding sequence ATGACAAAGCTAGCATTAGTAACAGGTGGTAACAAGGGTATAGGTTTTGAAACAGTAAGACAACTCGCTGGACAACATATTAAAGTCCTTTTAGGTGCGAGAAATGAAGAAGAGGGCAAGAATGCTGAAAAAGTTCTTCGCGGGGAATCTTTGGATGTAACATTCATTAAATTGGATATCAGTAATTCTCAAGATATTGAAAATGCCAAAACTTATATCGAAAATGAATTTGGTCAATTGGATATCTTGATCAATAACGCCGCAGTATTTCTTGACAGTGCTTGGTTCGGCAATAATGTGGAATCGGTACCTATGAAAACACTTCGTGACACCTTTGATATCAATTACTTTGGGACAGTCGAACTTACCCAGGCATTGTTGCCGTTAGTTAAAAAAAGTGATGCGGGACGTATTGTAAACATCAGCAGTGTTTCCGGATCATTTGGTGCTCATCTTGATGAAAGTCACTGGTTGTATCAGTTGAAACCTTACGCTTATAGCGCTTCGAAAACGGCACTCAATCAGTTTACCGTATTTCTTGCCAATGCACTTAAGGAAACTAATATCAAAGTAAACGCTGCAAGTCCGGGATGGGTTAAAACATCCATTGGATCAGATCAGGCGCCGCTTACAACGGAAGAAGGTGCAAAAACAGGCGTTGCATTAGCTTTGCTTGATAACAATGGACCAACAGGAACTTTTTCTCAATCCGGCGAGGTATTGCCGTGGTAA
- a CDS encoding alkene reductase: MENTMSDKLIFESYSLNGLLLKNRMVMAPMTRSRSNNPENVATELTAKYYGQRASAGLIITEGTFVSEEAIGVVNVPGIYTTAQVEGWKLVTNAVHQEGGAIFAQLWHTGAYSHPDLHNGKKPLAPSTVNPDQQVFTAEGFKPSEEPQAMTLEDIKRTIRDFKQAAVNAFEAGFDGVELHGANGYLLQQFFSQNTNKRKDEYGGSVENRARILFEILDELKEVVDINRVGVRLNPSLHGIMGILTDGETIALYDYIITRLNDYDLAYIHLIEPFTDVSENPDAVQEVARHFRKLYKGAIIINRGFNKETANKVLNDNDANLVSFGVPFLANSDLVERFMTDAPLNQPDQATFYTPGEKGYTDYPILNKSHS; this comes from the coding sequence ATGGAAAATACCATGAGTGACAAATTGATTTTCGAATCATACAGCCTAAACGGCTTACTATTAAAGAACCGTATGGTCATGGCTCCCATGACACGTAGCCGTTCCAACAACCCGGAAAATGTGGCTACTGAACTGACTGCGAAATATTACGGGCAACGAGCTTCCGCAGGACTGATCATTACCGAAGGGACTTTCGTCAGTGAAGAGGCTATCGGTGTGGTTAACGTACCAGGAATCTATACCACCGCTCAGGTAGAAGGCTGGAAGCTTGTAACCAATGCCGTGCATCAGGAGGGTGGTGCCATTTTTGCCCAATTATGGCATACTGGGGCATATTCGCATCCTGACCTGCACAATGGTAAAAAACCTTTGGCACCTTCAACGGTTAATCCAGACCAGCAGGTATTTACAGCAGAGGGGTTTAAGCCTTCAGAGGAACCACAGGCGATGACCCTTGAAGACATCAAAAGGACTATTCGTGATTTCAAACAGGCGGCAGTCAATGCTTTTGAAGCCGGGTTTGACGGGGTGGAACTGCATGGCGCAAATGGCTATTTATTACAGCAGTTTTTTAGTCAGAATACCAATAAACGTAAAGATGAATATGGCGGATCAGTGGAAAACCGTGCCCGCATTCTCTTTGAGATCCTGGACGAACTAAAGGAAGTCGTTGATATTAACCGTGTAGGTGTTCGCTTAAATCCATCACTACATGGCATCATGGGGATCTTGACAGATGGGGAAACCATCGCCCTGTATGACTACATCATAACCAGGCTGAACGACTATGATTTAGCCTACATCCACCTGATAGAGCCATTTACGGATGTTTCAGAGAATCCGGATGCGGTACAGGAAGTGGCCAGGCACTTCCGTAAACTGTATAAGGGGGCTATCATCATCAACAGGGGATTTAATAAAGAAACGGCCAATAAAGTCCTGAATGATAATGATGCCAATCTAGTATCCTTTGGTGTTCCCTTCCTTGCAAATTCGGATTTGGTAGAACGCTTCATGACCGACGCACCGCTTAACCAGCCTGATCAGGCAACCTTTTATACGCCTGGTGAAAAGGGATACACAGATTATCCTATCCTAAATAAATCACACAGCTAA